The genomic window CGTTGATGACGTTGGCGAGGTCTGCGCCCGACATACCGACGGTGCGCTTGGCCAGACCTTCCAGGTCTGCGTCGTGTGCGACGGGCTTTCCGGCGGAGTGCACCGCCAGAATCGCGCGACGACCTGCGAGGTCGGGGGCACCGACCGGAATCTGGCGGTCGAATCGGCCCGGACGCAGTAGCGCTGGGTCGAGGATGTCGGGGCGGTTGGTCGCCGCGATGAGGATGACGCCGGTGCGCTCCCCGAAGCCGTCCATCTCGACGAGTAGCTGGTTGAGCGTCTGTTCACGCTCGTCGTGGCCACCGCCCATGCCGGCGCCGCGCTGGCGACCGACGGCGTCGATCTCGTCGACGAAGATGATGCACGGGCTGTTCTGCTTGGCCTGTTCGAAGAGGTCGCGCACACGGGAGGCGCCGACGCCGACGAACATCTCCACGAAGTCCGAGCCGGAGATAGTGAAGAACGGAACGCCTGCTTCACCGGCAACCGCGCGCGCCAGCAAGGTCTTGCCGGTTCCGGGAGGGCCGTAGAGCAGGACTCCGCGGGGAATCTTCGCGCCGAGCGACTGGTAGCGCGCCGGGTTCTGCAGGAAATCCTTGATCTCGTACAGCTCTTCGACAGCTTCGTCTGCACCTGCGACGTCCTGGAACGTCGTCTTCGGCATGTCCTTGCTGAGCTGCTTGGCCTTCGACTTTCCGAAGCCCATGACTCCACCGCGACCGCCGCCCTGCATACGGCTCATGATGAAGATGAATACGCCGAGCAGAAGGAGCATCGGGAGGACGAAGAGAAGGAGCGACGAGACCCAGCTGTCCTGACTGACGACAGTGTTGTAGCTCTCGAGGCCGTCGTCGCTCACCTTGTCGAATATGGTCTGCGACGCCGAGTCCGGGTATTTGGCGAGAATCTGCGTCTCGTTGCCGGTGTCGTCGTTACCGTTCTTCAGGTAGAGACGGACCTGCTGTTCGCGGTCGTCGATCTGTGCTTTGTCGACGTTCTTCGAATCGAGCTGCGCGATCGCCACCGACGTGTCGACGGTCTTCCAGCCGCGTGTGTCGTTTCCGAAGTAACTGAAGGCGAAGATCACCAGCAGAATCCCGAAAACGATGGCCAGGTTCCGTATAACTGTCTTCCGATTCATACAGCTTCAGCCGAGACGGCCTCGTCCTTTCCAGTCATCTCCAACGCGCGGCTCCGGCCGCGCACCGGATACTCCAGGCTACCGCGCACAGTCGCGCCGTACCCGAAGTGCGTCCGAGGCCCGACGTGCATCGAACCCTCGGCAGTGCTGCAGTTCGTTCACACTTCCCTCGTCCAACGTCCCCCACGCCCGTCAGGTTCCCGAACAGCATCGGGTTCGCCCCCCGGCTCGGGAGCGATTGTGTCAAAACGCGTAAGCCGAGGACACCCCTCCTGCGTTTTACTCGTTATACGTCATGACATCGAAGGTCAGGGGCAACTGCTCGGAGCGATCGGCTGAGGTGAACGTCGGGTCCATGGCGGCCGGCCCGCCTGTCGAGACCAGCTGATCCAGGGCTTCCTCGCCTGCCAACTTCGAAGTGAGCTCGAACGAATCGAACACGAACGGAATACCGTTCGCATGCAACGGATCCGGGCCGTCCATCACGTGAAAGTGCAGATGCGGCGCATCGGTGTTTCCGCTGTTGCCGAGCAGCCCGACTTTCGTCCCCGTCTTCAACTCGTCACCCACCGCGACGTCACTGGTGCTACCCGTCTTCAGATGGGCGTAGAACGCGTAGTGCCCGCCGCCCAGATCTTGCACGACGTGGTTACCGCCGTACTGATCGACAGGAAGTCCGACTGGACTGGTGCCTGCTGTTTGTTCGGGAAGACCGTCGACAACTGCCACGACGGGCCCGTCGCCGACGGCATGTATCTCGTCGCCGAAATACGCGTAGCTCTCGAGCACGTTCGCTGGACCGTCGAACATCTTGCCGTCCTGGTTCAGCTGGACATAGTCGATTGCGAAGCGCTCCGCAGCGAACAGCCCTCCCCCGATCGGATTGACTGCCCCTCGATGCGGCGTCACGGCGCAGCAACCGTTTCCGTCGAGCCACCCGCTGCCACGAAGAGGTGGGGAGATCACCACCGGAGAAGAGTCCGGCACATCCGTGTACGCAATATCCTCGGTGAGGGTAGTCGGGACCAGGGGCGGAGCTGCGTTCTCCGGCGTCGCGGTCACGACGTGCCGTAGCGATCCGGGCACCTGAGCAGGGTCGTCGAATGCGACGTCCACCCACACGATGCCGCTCTGCCCCGGTCCCAGCACCGTTCCGGGCGTAGCGGAACCCAGAACTCGGAGCCATGCCGGAAGCTCGGCGGCGTCCAGCGTCAGAAGGCTGTCGCCGTCGCTGCGGACTTCCACGGACTCCAGCGTCACCGGCTGTGCCAGTACGTTGGTGAGAACGAGCTCGTAGACCAGGTGGGTTTTGCTGTCGGTCGCGAGGACTGGTTCGGGCGCTTCCAGCACACGACCGAGCACCGGCGTGAACTCGGGAGGTGGCTCCGCCGCGGACGTGGTCGGCGAAGATTCGGACAAGCTGACAGAAGGGGTCGATTCGGTCGAATCAACCGAGCCCTCGGTGGAGGACGAGCAGGCCACGGCCACGATCGCGACGGTAACCATGCAGGCGCACTTCGACAGAGTGGTTCTGCGGTTCATACAGATGAATGTAGGCCTGCCGACGAGGTGACCGTCGCGGTTCCGCAGTATCGAATCAACTGCTTCCACCAGGCGTAACGCCGTCGCTGGGTCTATGGTTGGTCTCGTGCAGCCAGGCTCGGACAGAGTCACCGCAGACGAGAACACAGTTCGAGCCAGCTCGGGCACCGTTCCGGTGATGGCCGACGCGTCCTCGACCCGCTCCACTGTGCCTGTCGGCGTCGACCTCGAGGTCGACGCGGTGCATCGCCTGCACCGCGCGTGGAACGCGATCACCACCAGCGGGGCACCCGAACCGCCTGTTCTCGCCGACTACCTCCCCGACTCGGATGTCATCCGTCGTCGATGGCTCGAGAAGTTGATCTCCGTCGACCTCCAGGAACGCTGGCTGCGGTTTCGGATGCCGAAGCGCCTGCACGAGTACTGCGCGGAGTTCGACGAGATCGACGCTCGGTCTCTGCCTGCGGACCTCATCTACGAAGAATTCTGCATTCGACGCCAGAGCGGTGACTCCGTGTCGCCGCCGGAGTATCTGACCGAGTTCCCCCATCAAGCTGCCGCGCTCGCCGAACTGCTGAACACGATGGTCGGCGAGCCGACGGCCCAACATCCTCCCGACCTCGACGGAACACTGACGGGCCGACCCACCGGGGCCTACACGTCAGAGATGACGGCGACCTCGGATGCGACATCGACCGCCGGGCTGGCGTGGACTCGTCCAGGTTCGCCCGGCGAGCTGGAGGATCTCGACGTCGGCGAGCGAGTGGACGACTTCGATCTCCTGATGGGCCTCGGTCGAGGAGCATTCGCCCGTGTCTTTCTGGCGCGCCAACGGTCGATGCAACGGATCGTCGCGGTGAAGATTTCCGAGGATCGCGGCAGCGAGCCACAGACTCTCGCGCAGCTCGACCACGACTACATCGTGCGTGTCTTCGACCAACGTCTGCTTGCAGACCGAGGTCTTCGCCTCCTGTACATGCAGTACGTGCCAGGCGGAACCCTGCTCGAGTTGCTGGTACGGGTGCGCGCATGCGAGCCCAGCGAGCGAAGCGGCACACTGCTCCTCGACGTCGTCGACACGGCACTCGACGCCCGCGGGAGTCTGCGCCCCACCGATTCGACTGTGCGACAGTCTCTTTCTGCACTGTCGTGGCCGGAGACCGTAGCGTGGCTGGGGCGACGACTCGCGGAGGCCCTGCACTACGCCGGTGAGCACGGCGTGCTGCATCGGGACATCAAACCGGCCAACATACTGCTCACCGCGGAGGGTGTGCCGAAGCTGGCCGATTTCAACATCAGTTTCTCCGACCAGGTCGACGGCGACAGCCCGGTCGCCTATTTCGGCGGCTCGCTGTCGTACATGTCCCCAGAGCAGTTGGAAGCCTGCCATCCGGGCAGACCGGGTAGCGCCGAGGATCTGGACACCCGAAGCGACCTGTACTCGCTGGCGGTCGTGCTGTGGGAGCTCCTGTCCGGCAGAAAACCGTTCGACGACGCCTCGCCGGCATCCGGAGACGGCGACCGGACGGTCATCGACGGGCTACTCGAGATGCGCCGCGCCGGAATCAGCGACGCTGCCGTCGCCGCCCTCCCGCCGGATTGCCCGTCGACGCTGCGCCGCGTGCTGACCCGATGCCTCGCACCCTTGCCCGAGGACAGATGGTCGACGGGCCAGGAGCTGGCCCAGCAGTTCGAGCTGTGCCTCGACCAGCACGCGCGAGATCTCGTCGACCCGCCTCCGACGAGTACTCGGTTTCGGCTACGAAAACTCACAGTCCCGACGATGACGGCCGCCATCGGCATTCCCAACGTCACCGCGGCGTTCTACAACTACCAGCACAACAAGGCCCTCATCATCGGCGATCTTCTGCCCGTCGCGCAGGATCAATTCGAGACGATCACCGCAGTGATCAACGGGGTGTTCTGGCCCGTCGGGCTGGCCATGATCGTGTACTTCTTCCGACGGGTCCTGTCCGTTCCCCGTGCCCTACGCGCAGGCAAGCCCGTCTCGGACGACGATCTCGCAGCCGTGCGGTACGACACTCTGCAGGTCGCAGGCCGCGTGGTCGCGGTGTGCCTCGGACTCTGGGTATGTGCGGGGATCGCATTTCCGGTGTCGCTGCAGATCGCTGCCGGTTCGGTGCCGGCCCAGGCATACGTCCACTTCATCGCATCGCTCGTAGTGTGCGGAGCCATGGCGACGGCATACCCGTTCTTCCTGGTGTCGCTGTTCGCCGTGCGATGCCTGTACCCGTCGTTCCTTCCCTACGGACGAGCCGGTGAGCGGGACGACGTTCTGCTCGCCAGAGCCAGCAGGCGCAGCATCGGCTACCTGACCGTGGCCGCGGCAATTCCCCTGGTCGCCGTCGGCGGTCTGACTTTCGTTCCAGCGGAGAACATTCCGGACATACTCGACGTCGTACGGGTCGTCTGCGTCGGCGGGATCGCCGCGTTCGTGGCGTCGTACTCGATTTTCCGTCTGATCGAGCGCGACCTCGGAGCGCTACGCCGCGTCGTGTCCAGGAACTAGCCGCCGTAGACGCGGGGTTCGAGGGTTCCGATGTAGGGCAGGTCGCGGTAACGCTCGTTGTAGTCCAGTCCGTACCCGACCACGAACTCGTTGGGGATATCGAAACCGACGTGTCCGACCTCGACGTCGACCTTGATGGCATCCGGCTTACGCAGCAGCGTGACGACTGACAACGACGCAGGATTCCGCGTCGCGAGGTTGCGCTTGAGCCACGACAACGTCAGCCCTGAATCGATGATGTCCTCGACGATGAGCACGTGCCTGCCGTTGATGTCACGGTCGAGGTCTTTGAGAATGCGCACCACGCCGGACGACGACGTCGACGAACCGTACGAGCTGACCGCCATGAACTCGAGCTGCGTGGGAATCGGCAGCGCACGCGCGAAATCGGTCATGAACATGATCGCGCCCTTGAGGACACCGACCAGAAGAAGATCACCCTCGGGCGCGCCCACCGGATACAGCTTGGCGATCTCCTCGGCAAGCTCCGCGGTTCGAGCCTTGATCTGCTCCTCGGAGATGAGAATCGATTCGATGTCGCCCTCGTACACGGCGCGTCCCTTCGTAGGTTCTCGTTCGTTCACGGATTCCCTGAAAAGCCCCTCAGGCTCCACTCCAGCCTCAATGGTCATTCCGCAGGCTCCACTCCAGCTCCGTGACAAGCCTGCCACGCCGACGCCCCACCACCAACCTCGCACCGTCGGGCGCGCCGCTCACAGCAACGCCCCCTTGCCCACGCCACTCTCCGATCAAATCGTCGACCAACCGTAACTGCTTGTCCGACAGCCCTTTTGCGCCATTGCGCAGCAACCACAGACGTAGAGTTCGTCGACGAAGCGCCGGAGGTACGTCAGTGAGCACCGTCACCGACAGGTCGTCGCCGGCGCCCGCCGAGTGGAGCAGGTCCACCGCCAGTGCGTCGAGAACCTGGGAATCCTCGCGGACCTGAGTCGCGGTCCGGCCGAGTGCCTGGGCGACGCCGCCGCCCAGCACGTCCTCGAGCAGCGGCAGCACTTCGCGGCGCAACCGGACCCGGGAGAAGGCGTCGTCGACGTTGTGTGGGTCCTCGAACGCGGCGATTCCGAGGTCACCGCACGCCTGCCACGTCACCGACCGTCTCACCCCGAGCAACGGTCTCCCCCACGGCGCGTCCCATGGGGCCATACCGGCGATCGACCGCGGTCCCGACCCACGCGAGAGTCCGAGAAGGACGGTCTCCGCCTGATCGTCGAGCGTGTGCCCGATGAGTACCGCCGACTCGCCCCGCGCATCTCGAAGCGCGTCGTAGCGGGCGCGCCTGGCAGCAGCTTCCATGCCGCCGTCGGTTCCGACAGTCACCGTCAGCACCCTCGCGTCGACGCAACCGAGTGCCGTCGCCTGCCAGGCTGCGGTAGCGGCGACCGCGGCGGATCCGGACTGCAGACCGTGATCGACGACGAGTGCCACCACCTCGGGGGCCTCGGCCGCCGCTGCCGCGGTCAGTGCGAGAGAATCCGCGCCACCGGACAGCGCAACGGCCACTGGGCCGGACCAGTACCGCAGCCACGAACGCACGGCGAGGCGCACCTCGAGGATCGCTGGTGTCTCCGGCAGCATCAGCCCAGGACGCGCGCGATCCACCGGTCCGGATTCTCGATCTCGTCGAGCAAAGGCAGGGTGCTCGCGTCGGTCCAAATGACGTTGAAGCGTTCCATTCCCACCGCACCGACCACATGATCGACGAACGCTTTGCCGCGGACGTACTGCGCCATCTTCGCGTCCATTCCGAGCAAGGCTCGCACGACGCGCTGCAACGGGTTCTGCTTACGCCGACGTCGGCTGTCGAAGGCGCTTCTGATCTGCGCGACCGACGGAACCACAGCGGGCCCTACCGCGTCCATGACGTGATCGGCATGCCCCTCGAGCAAGGTTCCGAGGACCAACAGACGGTCTATGGCGTCGCGCTGCGCGGCGGGCTGAGTGGCACGAAGCAGTCCGACGATTCCTCCGTCCTCGGCCTTGTCGGACGCTTTGCGAGCCTTGAGTGCGGTGGTCAATCGGCCGGCGAACTCGCCCATGGGCTCGTCGACTCCGTCGGAGAGGACCGCCACCGAACTACGCATGTACTCCCCGATCCACGGCGCGGAGGAGAACTGGACTCGGTGCGTCACCTCGTGCAGGCACACCCACAACCGAAAATCGCTCGGCGGAACCTTCAATGCTCGCTCGACCGCGATGATGTTGGGCGCGACGAGCAGAAGTGTGCCGTGCTCGCCGGTAAAGGGGTCGTACTGCCCGAGGATGGCGCTGGACAGAAACGCAAGCATCGCGCCTGCCTGCAGCCCCGCGGGCTTGCCGGCGAGCAGTCCCGACGGCTCGGCGTCCGAGTCACCGGTGAGGTGCTTCATGGACGCTGCTGCTGCTTCGATCCACCCAGCGCGAGTGACGATCTGCGCCTCGGGAACCGGGAGACCGTCGGCCAGTCCTGTCGTCTCCCGAACCGGCCCTTCGGCACGAATGGATGCCTGTGCGAGTTCCTCGACGGCCGTTTCCGCGGTGTAGCGCGAGGTCGCCGGTTCCTTCGGAGCCAGCTTGGCACCGGTCTTGGACGCCAGGGCCCAGTCGACGGCGCCGCCGATTCCACGCGATTCCGACTTCTCGTCGTTGGTGCTCTCTACGTCCGTGTTCTTGGCATTCACCGGCAACCACACAATCTGAGCGTCGACGCGACGGCGTCCAGTGCGGGCCGCGATACCTCGGGCGGCCGATCGTTGGACATCAGCGCGAACGTGAGTGCCCTGCCATCCACATCGACGACGTATCCGGCGAGAGCGCTTGCGTTCGACAGTGTGCCAGTTTTGGCACGTACCCATCCGGCGCCGATGCGATCGTTGCTTGCGTAGCGGTCCGACAAGGTGCCCGTCGAGCCTGCAACGGGTAGGTAGTCGAGCATCGGGCGCAACTCCGGTTTGTCCGACCCAGCGGCCGAGGTCAATATCTGGTCGAGGATTCGAGCGGGAATCAGATCGTCGACCGACAGCCCGCTCGTGTCGTGAAGTTTCATCCCGGTCAGGTCGTAGCCCGCAGAGAACAGGGTCTGACCGATCGAGTCGACCGCACCGGTGAACGACGGCGACGCGTTGGTCTCGATGGCGATCTCTCGACCGATCGCCTCGGCCAGAACATTGTCCGACCTACCCATCATCTGTCCGAGCCGATCACGCAGCGGGGCTGACTGGACGCTCGCCACCTGGTCGGCACCTTCCGACGCGGTTCCGAGCGTCACCCGCGCGGGGTCGATTCCCAGCCCCCGTGCGAGTGCTCGGCCTGCGTCGAGGGCAGGTTGGGCGCTGCGAGGAGACTCGTCCTCCAACGGTATCGACCTGCCGCCGTCGAGCATGATCGGTTCGATCGGCGTGATGTATCCGGCGGCGACGTCGGGCTCGAACCATCCCTGCGCCATCGTGGGACCGTCGTAGATCGAGGTGTCGACGACGATTCGATCCACCGGAACCGAAGACCGCTTGATCTGTTCCACCATGTCGTCGATCCGCGCTGCACCGGGATAAAACCCTGGAGTGCCCGTCGGCTGCGCGGTCATGGTCGGATCGCCTGCAGCGACGATGACGATCTCGCCCTCGCTCTGGCCTTTGACCACCCGTGTCGTGACGCGGTGTTCGGGCGAGAGTGCCAACATCGCGGCGGCTGCGGTGAGGACTTTCGTCGTCGACGCAGGTGTCATCGGGTTGTCACTGCCGGTGGACCACAGGACCTCGCCACTGACGGCGTCGGCCACCATCCCGGCGAACTCGCCCAGTTCAGGAGCGTCCACGACGGGGGCGAGCGCCGCAGCAAGCCCTG from Rhodococcus sp. P1Y includes these protein-coding regions:
- a CDS encoding M23 family metallopeptidase; amino-acid sequence: MNRRTTLSKCACMVTVAIVAVACSSSTEGSVDSTESTPSVSLSESSPTTSAAEPPPEFTPVLGRVLEAPEPVLATDSKTHLVYELVLTNVLAQPVTLESVEVRSDGDSLLTLDAAELPAWLRVLGSATPGTVLGPGQSGIVWVDVAFDDPAQVPGSLRHVVTATPENAAPPLVPTTLTEDIAYTDVPDSSPVVISPPLRGSGWLDGNGCCAVTPHRGAVNPIGGGLFAAERFAIDYVQLNQDGKMFDGPANVLESYAYFGDEIHAVGDGPVVAVVDGLPEQTAGTSPVGLPVDQYGGNHVVQDLGGGHYAFYAHLKTGSTSDVAVGDELKTGTKVGLLGNSGNTDAPHLHFHVMDGPDPLHANGIPFVFDSFELTSKLAGEEALDQLVSTGGPAAMDPTFTSADRSEQLPLTFDVMTYNE
- a CDS encoding serine/threonine-protein kinase, yielding MQPGSDRVTADENTVRASSGTVPVMADASSTRSTVPVGVDLEVDAVHRLHRAWNAITTSGAPEPPVLADYLPDSDVIRRRWLEKLISVDLQERWLRFRMPKRLHEYCAEFDEIDARSLPADLIYEEFCIRRQSGDSVSPPEYLTEFPHQAAALAELLNTMVGEPTAQHPPDLDGTLTGRPTGAYTSEMTATSDATSTAGLAWTRPGSPGELEDLDVGERVDDFDLLMGLGRGAFARVFLARQRSMQRIVAVKISEDRGSEPQTLAQLDHDYIVRVFDQRLLADRGLRLLYMQYVPGGTLLELLVRVRACEPSERSGTLLLDVVDTALDARGSLRPTDSTVRQSLSALSWPETVAWLGRRLAEALHYAGEHGVLHRDIKPANILLTAEGVPKLADFNISFSDQVDGDSPVAYFGGSLSYMSPEQLEACHPGRPGSAEDLDTRSDLYSLAVVLWELLSGRKPFDDASPASGDGDRTVIDGLLEMRRAGISDAAVAALPPDCPSTLRRVLTRCLAPLPEDRWSTGQELAQQFELCLDQHARDLVDPPPTSTRFRLRKLTVPTMTAAIGIPNVTAAFYNYQHNKALIIGDLLPVAQDQFETITAVINGVFWPVGLAMIVYFFRRVLSVPRALRAGKPVSDDDLAAVRYDTLQVAGRVVAVCLGLWVCAGIAFPVSLQIAAGSVPAQAYVHFIASLVVCGAMATAYPFFLVSLFAVRCLYPSFLPYGRAGERDDVLLARASRRSIGYLTVAAAIPLVAVGGLTFVPAENIPDILDVVRVVCVGGIAAFVASYSIFRLIERDLGALRRVVSRN
- the hpt gene encoding hypoxanthine phosphoribosyltransferase; translation: MYEGDIESILISEEQIKARTAELAEEIAKLYPVGAPEGDLLLVGVLKGAIMFMTDFARALPIPTQLEFMAVSSYGSSTSSSGVVRILKDLDRDINGRHVLIVEDIIDSGLTLSWLKRNLATRNPASLSVVTLLRKPDAIKVDVEVGHVGFDIPNEFVVGYGLDYNERYRDLPYIGTLEPRVYGG
- the tilS gene encoding tRNA lysidine(34) synthetase TilS, producing the protein MDRARPGLMLPETPAILEVRLAVRSWLRYWSGPVAVALSGGADSLALTAAAAAEAPEVVALVVDHGLQSGSAAVAATAAWQATALGCVDARVLTVTVGTDGGMEAAARRARYDALRDARGESAVLIGHTLDDQAETVLLGLSRGSGPRSIAGMAPWDAPWGRPLLGVRRSVTWQACGDLGIAAFEDPHNVDDAFSRVRLRREVLPLLEDVLGGGVAQALGRTATQVREDSQVLDALAVDLLHSAGAGDDLSVTVLTDVPPALRRRTLRLWLLRNGAKGLSDKQLRLVDDLIGEWRGQGGVAVSGAPDGARLVVGRRRGRLVTELEWSLRNDH
- a CDS encoding zinc-dependent metalloprotease: MGGAVDWALASKTGAKLAPKEPATSRYTAETAVEELAQASIRAEGPVRETTGLADGLPVPEAQIVTRAGWIEAAAASMKHLTGDSDAEPSGLLAGKPAGLQAGAMLAFLSSAILGQYDPFTGEHGTLLLVAPNIIAVERALKVPPSDFRLWVCLHEVTHRVQFSSAPWIGEYMRSSVAVLSDGVDEPMGEFAGRLTTALKARKASDKAEDGGIVGLLRATQPAAQRDAIDRLLVLGTLLEGHADHVMDAVGPAVVPSVAQIRSAFDSRRRRKQNPLQRVVRALLGMDAKMAQYVRGKAFVDHVVGAVGMERFNVIWTDASTLPLLDEIENPDRWIARVLG
- the dacB gene encoding D-alanyl-D-alanine carboxypeptidase/D-alanyl-D-alanine endopeptidase; its protein translation is MAGLTKRSLGPTAGRKRRRTRILLILGVVVALAAGGTAVAAILPLTSGEDSAAPTAPEPDPVIPAPAIVPVPESAPVPSAAGLAAALAPVVDAPELGEFAGMVADAVSGEVLWSTGSDNPMTPASTTKVLTAAAAMLALSPEHRVTTRVVKGQSEGEIVIVAAGDPTMTAQPTGTPGFYPGAARIDDMVEQIKRSSVPVDRIVVDTSIYDGPTMAQGWFEPDVAAGYITPIEPIMLDGGRSIPLEDESPRSAQPALDAGRALARGLGIDPARVTLGTASEGADQVASVQSAPLRDRLGQMMGRSDNVLAEAIGREIAIETNASPSFTGAVDSIGQTLFSAGYDLTGMKLHDTSGLSVDDLIPARILDQILTSAAGSDKPELRPMLDYLPVAGSTGTLSDRYASNDRIGAGWVRAKTGTLSNASALAGYVVDVDGRALTFALMSNDRPPEVSRPALDAVASTLRLCGCR